GTTGAGATCTTGAAGAAATATTGCGTCATACGCCATAACACCTAGTTGAACTTCATGGCACTTGGCAATGTTTgtaattactgtaatttacttCAGTCTTAAGTGTTAATTTCTATTAATTACAACATGCTAGAGTAGTGTAATCTAATTCTTCATCCCAAGTGTAATAACgaaataatttgtaatgttttagaaagaaatttttaattgacaGGATTCTTACACACACGTATACCATAGCTAGCTAGATAGAtggttaaaacaaataattcgTACATCAGGAAAGGCCACTTCCTATGACCATGGAGTTTCCTTTTTGGAAACAACATTGTAATGAATATGGTCTTTGTATGTCTAAGGTAACTGCTGAGGTAATTGGATGGTATGCTGAACTTTcattttacacatatataaataattacccCGCTTTCAACTGTTTGTATgaagaacaaaaaataacaaacaatatatttctgaATACTCTAACAATTAGTGACAATTTTGGAGTTACTATCAAGTAAAAACTTGACACAACAAAAAACACTAACAAAATAATCATACCACTAGATTTAAGTTATTTTGACAAAAAAGTCAGCTAACTCTtaagcttaaaatatattttccgaTTTTTTGAATAATCAATGAATTTTGAAAGACTGTTGAATTGGaaaaaagaaagttataaaatctAAACATAAATTGATCTGTTTGTTATGAGATTGTAGCAAATCGATTTATATTTAGCCTACTACAACAAGGTAGGGGTACGCCAGACCAGAGTGTCACGTAATGGCTTAACTGTAGTTGCATGCAAAATCTGTCCTGTCCCTCCAGTACTCCCCCCCCTCTATTCCGTCCTACCCATATCTTTCTATTTAAAGCCTACTTCCCCGTCGGGGTATATTTGTTCTCATGATGTATATATGCTTCGAAGTTGTGCTAACACATGATATATTGTGTACAACATATTATCAtgtgttacaattttaatatgcATAGATTCTGCAAAAAAGAAGAGAACATTTATTTATGCATTACCTTAGAAAACATAAGATATAGAaaaccaataattaatataaataatggtcAAGTAGGTGATGGCTATTTATACCTATTAAAAACCTGTTCATTTcttataactgaaatatttttcagccaatttgtTCAAGTCGACACTACGCTTAGTAAAAATTACAGCCTGTTGATGCTGTATGATCAAAATTCCTAAAGCACTCAACTTGGTCATTGGTCATTGTGTTTCTCAAATGAGTCTTGATCAATTTGAGCTTTGAAATggacataaaaaattcaaattaggTTGAAAACATGACAGttccaaaattaaaatcattaacaaattaaaaaaaaaaaaaaaacgctttattATCCTAcacaaaattgtaatgaaattacaTGAAAAATGCGTATTCGAAAGATTATAGAAGTTTTTAAGACATTTTGGTAATTACGAATCTTTCAGCTGACGTTGACGTAACGCTGGGAGTTAAGAACATCATCATAGCTGTACATGAATCAGGAAGACTGCTTGATAGAGTTGTGTTTTATACTATTCACGAGGCAAActccttaacttttttcaattcTCTGTTTTTATATCACTTGAAGCAATATTTCTGAGGCACACTATGTGTTTCTCTAGCGCATTTGAAACATCCTCCTCATACTTATTTCATAGTCACTGTTTTCTGTGAGCTACTTTtgggataaaaaaattaaatgatcttTAATATTGACTATGCTGTCAAAACGTCTGATAATTTGAGCAATAGCTCTATCCAAGCTACTgtaaatacatttactttaaatctTTGTAAAAAGATCAGAAAATTCATCATCGTTGGTCAGTTCGGCTTAAAAACGTTTTACTTTATTACATCGCTTGGTCAGCAGACTCAATATTCCGTCCCTTGGCAAGCGTTTCAGGTCTTTAACAACACATTCGAACTCGTTTCCATAGCCCCATGGCccaaatctttctcaagatatcttacGGAAAATTTGACTTCACTAACATCAGCAAAACTGCAAGGAGGACCATGCTTCACCATTGAGCTACATGTTATCGGGCGTTTAAACAGACAGAAATTAGATTTTGCTAGCCCCCTGAGTGTTGGTTAATGTTCAGCCaataaatagaagaaaattttaaatgtttctagaAACGCACAGTTTActgttaagaaaaaaataaaaatttaagtatacgGAACTGTAAGATTACATTGACTATTTCTTACTCATAATGTACAAAATTCGCCTGTTAACAGacaaaaaaaagttaataaagatTTCCCATTATTACCATAATATTGTAGCCATTATGCAAAAAGCGGATATCCACCGAGTTTAATATTTGGATGTCATGTATGGCTCAACCCTAATGCAGGGTGTATTGCAAATTCAAATCTCATCGATTTTGTGCAAGTAAGAAGACTATCAATCCATAGAGTAAAGAAAAAAGTTGACTCAAATGTTAATAACTTtgaatattattagaatttacaAGAAGATCCTAGGTGAGTTATTaacattatatgaaaaatttagcTTACAAATCAGACCTCCAATCAGAAACCAATAACAAAGTGACAAATACTTATGTAGCCTAATTACGTCCATCTGCAGTTAACGTGATATTGGATTTTCCTAcgtcatatacatttttatttgcgataaatacaacttataatttgtattgatatGAATTTAATCCGTGAATAGCGACAACTTTACCTTTCAGTCTAATCATATGATAAATTGACATTTAAGTCAATCTTGAAACGAAAACGTCTGCATCATAAACATATGACGAACATGTTAGAGATGTAAATAAGAGGTCAGTTGACGTTTATTGGTTAAAACTTGCGAAATCGTCCGTTAAAAATTACACACGAATCCCAACTTGAAACTATTGATGTAACCTGTGCTATGGTACACTGTTTCTTGGCCTGGATCGTTGTACAGTTAGTGTGCGTCGAAGTGGCAGCCGACTACGATTATTGTGGCACGGATTGTAACGGCACGAAGCACACCGTGTGCAAGTACCCTATGGGTGGCGGCAGACTTTGTGAAAACAACGTCAACGTCTACCTCAGAAAACAGGAGAAACTGTACATCCTGGAGACTCTGAACAACTGGAGACAAGTGATAGCCATGGGGAGTGAGAACTGGGACAAGAAGGTGTCCTACAAGTACTCACAGCCGCCGGCGAGCAACATGATGAAACTGGTGTGGGACGGTGAGATGGGGATGATCGCGAAGCGTTGGGCGGACCAGTGCGGGAAGCCGTTGCACGACGTGTGCAGGCGGGCCATGGACGGCACCGAAGTTGGTCAGAACTCCTACGTGTCCAGCTACGAAGACACGGGCGCCATCAATTTGGACAGGAGAGTGGAGCGCACGAAGAGGATTCACGCATCTTTGAAATCCTGGTTCAAAGAGATCGAATTCTTGGATCCGAATTACGTGCACAACTATAAATCGGATTTTGAGAACACGACCTCTAACTACACGCAACTCGCGTGGGGGAACACCGTCTACATAGGTTGCGGGTATACGGAGTTCGCCATGGGTGGTGGGACTATCGAGTACCGGTTCATCTGCAACTTCAAACCGAAAGGGAACTTACCTGGAAAGCCGGTGTACAGGACGGGCGAACCTTGTTCGCAATGCCCTCCTAAGTCGAGTTGCAGCATCACCTGGACCACCCTGTGCTTCAACGGAGAAGCAAACGACTTCGAAGAGCCCAGCATCGGAATGCACATACAAAGAGCGAGTCCACTCATAAGCCTGGGTATGGTTTTATGTCTAGCCCTGTTTTATCATCTTCATAAAAGATTATCGTAGGATTACTCTAGCGTAAAATGTTTACCGAAATAAATCATTTTGGAAACTATATCGTATATATGAATGACTGAAAGGAAATTATGCGTATGAGTTTAAAGCTAAGTTCAATAGTTTTGGTTAACTAAACACGTAACTGATCTGACTTGATTCATAGACACTTAAGCCTATGGGACTGAGAGGAGAAACATTAAAAGATGTATGAATACTTGATGGTCTTCACATTTGTATTAGAAATACACCGATACAACGTAGTATTGAAATCccttcaaaaacaaaaatgagcTATCGCACAAACGAACTGTCCTTTGACCTACTCATCCCAAAATTATAACAGTTCTTTTTTTGACCAAAAAGAACCTATGTATTTCAAGATtcaagacctttctatcaagaattgtCGCACAGACGGGCAACAACACGATTTTCAGAAGGTCCTGTTGGGTTCTAATAATAGATATTTAAGATCTGTTCTCTAGGCTGGCATTGCAATCATGAACTTGGAGGTAGAGGATGGGTTATCTACTATGGTTGTCTTACAATATAACCGTATGCTGAGATTTGTACATTGGAGTATACGCACCCttattattgttcattttttaatattgtttgacaACACAACCTTTTGTTACAATTTCTATGGACTTAGCCTACGTCCTAAAATTGCCGTCGTAACGTTTTGAAACCAATTTTCAACCAATTTAGCAGATCAAGTTTTAAGaagttaaatttgttatacataacttattagaaaccgtttaaaata
This Homalodisca vitripennis isolate AUS2020 chromosome 3, UT_GWSS_2.1, whole genome shotgun sequence DNA region includes the following protein-coding sequences:
- the LOC124358673 gene encoding venom allergen 5-like, which encodes MVHCFLAWIVVQLVCVEVAADYDYCGTDCNGTKHTVCKYPMGGGRLCENNVNVYLRKQEKLYILETLNNWRQVIAMGSENWDKKVSYKYSQPPASNMMKLVWDGEMGMIAKRWADQCGKPLHDVCRRAMDGTEVGQNSYVSSYEDTGAINLDRRVERTKRIHASLKSWFKEIEFLDPNYVHNYKSDFENTTSNYTQLAWGNTVYIGCGYTEFAMGGGTIEYRFICNFKPKGNLPGKPVYRTGEPCSQCPPKSSCSITWTTLCFNGEANDFEEPSIGMHIQRASPLISLGMVLCLALFYHLHKRLS